Within the Malus sylvestris chromosome 4, drMalSylv7.2, whole genome shotgun sequence genome, the region TCTGATGCTTGGTATGTTTCTCATACTATAATTGGGGCTGCTGTCGTGGGAAAAAAATAAGGGGTGCTACATTTTAGCCACTGTAAATGGATTTGAAAGAGAAGGTGGAGGAGAGGGATGGAGAACCTGATGAGTTGCAGAAGCTGGATTTGAATGAGGTGGAGGGCGGATAGGGAGTAAGAGAACAGTTATAGCGAGAGAGGTTGAGATTGTAAATGGAGAGGAAAATGAGAGGCAAGGTGAGCGATGATGCAACCATGGTTCTGATGTTTAGGAATCAATGTTGATGGGTTTTAGGATTTTAATTAATGCCCAATTTCTGATTTCACATAATTCCtaattttttagggttttaaacGTTCAGTTCAGTTAATAGAAAAGATGGGAGCTTTGGATGATTTCACATAAACTTATGTAATTTCATATTTCTGACTTGAGTTGTAGGTTTAGATGATTGTACATAAATGTCTGGATTTGGTGATTTGAAGGGTGCATGTAGGTTGTTTGATGACATGCATGAGAGAAATATGGTTTCTTGGAATGTAATGCATGGTGGGTATTGGAATGGTGGGAAGCCAGAGTGTGCATTGAAGTTTAGGAAAATGGTGGGCATGGGATTGAAGGGGAACGAAAGTATCATGGTGAATATGCTTGTAGCTTGTGATCGGTATGCTAGATGGAATGAAGGAAGGTCAAACAGAGGAGACCCGTAACTGAACACGCATTGGAGTTGTTTAGTCCCAGCCGCATGATTTCATTAAAAATGATCCGACGGTTCTGCgtgtgattttcaattttttcaaaaattctTAGAAATCCATGAAAGAAATCTATACAAATTCACAAAAATCGTAATGAAAATCTATGTAAATCTGCCAAATTCATATAGGATTATAAAGTATATTAAAATTCTTTGAAATCTGTCACTTAAAAAAGTCCattaaaatcttctaaaatCCAAATTGACTACACCCCTAAGAGTATAGACTTTGAATCAGCAAAttaaaagcaaaacaaaacaaaagattaATTAAGTAAAAGTCTTTGCCATATGAAAACTTCCAAACCAACACACCGCTTTGCTGCTTTTCTTTCCGACAAATAACTCATACATAAAGATATCAAGAGTACTTTTAGTCGGTTAGCTCCTTTTGTGTTTGACTTAAATAGGGAGGAACCCTTTCTCATTCAGTTTGAGCTCTTTTGAACCAGAATGGTTTTTTAAAGATATAGACATTTTCGGCAATGTCCTTGGACAGATTTTCATCTCCACTCGTGTGCTGTGTTAGAATTTGGATGATATctaaccaaaatttaatcatcTATCTTTAAACGTCCCAACACTTAATCGTTAGAATTTAGCAAGAAGAGTACATATGTTTCTTTCGAAGATAATGGACGGAATGAATGCTTTTGAAATTCCAATATCTAACCTATATAGACCGTTCCAAAGGTTGTAACCTATTAGATGAGTCGCAATTGTTCTAATTTTGACCTTAATTGAGGTaacctttcaaaaacaatttAGTTAATTCAACCGCGGAAACGTATGAATAGACCCGTTAAATCCTTTTATAGAAATACGCATCAACATGTTGTTCATTAAGACCGACTGGTCGCTACTGTTCTTGGTATGTATTAAGGGGGATATGTTTAGCCAATTCGGTTGGAAATAGTATATCAATTGGGTAGGCTGGACAAGGACTCTAGGAAAATCTATACGAAATTGTCTTTGCAAGAGACATTGTTGGGTTATTGTTTGCCCTGGATCTCGTTCATCGAATTATTGTCGCATATATGAGCATGAcctgatactgttcattttaaaataaatttttgtaGGACTATAGATTCTAAACGGGAACATATTTAATCATTTCGGTTCGAGATGGCCTAACTAATAAAGCATCGAACTAAAAGCATACAAATTCTATAGGGCCATGTATCTTCCTTTCGATAAATTGCCTGGCATGATATATGTAATTTgagtaattaattataaaaaaatcagaatattttggaagtttttttttttaatttttaattttaattttatcgaAATAACAAAAGAGGCAATTTAAATTCACTTTTTAACCGATCGAAGTCGGCTCTCTCCCTATTTATACATCACCATTGACAATCCAAATAAcgctaaaaccctaatttgtgaAAATCTCTCTCTTGACTCTCTCTGCCGTCTTTTCTTCGTGGAAAGCCATGGCCAAATCCAAAGAAAAAACTAGAACCAAACCGAAATCCAAGTCTCACCTCCCTCACGCTAAAACCCTACTTGTgcaatctctctttctctctgacGACGACGCCAAGACAAAAGTGAAAGCCAAATCCAATTACAAATTCGGAGCCAAACCCAAATCCAAGTATCGTGTGAGATCCGGGCCCGTGGAGAAACCCCAACGAGAAGTCCTCCATATCCAGAGACCTAATCATGGTAtggcttttgatttttgttttagggtttgtgctGGGAAGATTACCttgaatctttttttatttgactAATTGAGTAATATAAATAACCCTCAACATCTCCCATGGATCTAACGTTCTTCAGATTCACAGTTCTATTCAACTCAATTGCTACTTAATAATTGTGTAATTGGCTCGTTACATGTTTCTTAAGACTCTGTAGTATACATACTGTGTTGCAAGAAAAATTATGCTATGGTTATAACCTCTATACGTGTGATTTGCTTCTTGTTCTTGTATTTAACAATGGAACTGCTaacaaacagaaaaacaaaaatgtttactAAAAGACGTTGGAGACTCTAAGGCTCAACTCCAGATCGAGGGAAGAGATGAACAAGAAGAACGTAATTTCGGGCGCTGTAGAGTTTGCCGTAAGGAAAATGAACACTTCAGTTCGGCCTGCCCATATTGGAATGGTGTCCCACCAGGCGCTATTGTTGGCGATGGCTATGGTGTAGTTTGTGGTCTTTTTACTCGTAGACTCTACAAAAACCCCAACCGTTGTGCCCAGTGGCGGATTCAGGATTTTAAACTCGGGGGGTCCCAAtaataaatttcaaaaaaattatagacaaaaataacattaaaaagttaaatataatacatttcattcaaaatCATACGCAAAACAACATTACAAGCtataaaatcacaaaacaacAAATCGTCGTTTTTTCTTTGCATGCAAAGTGTATGGGAACTCATGCTTTGTAGGCCTACAAGGTCCCATTTGCAAATATGTTCTTTGAACCTCATCTTGAATATTAGAAGAATAGTCCTTCATTCGAATTCTTTTTCTTGGGTCTCTCTCAAGATTATTAAAATCAACGTCACACTCATTTTGTCTTGAGCTCGAACTACCAGAACAAATAAATGGTGCTATTGGCTTTGGAAGGAAAAATctttccatatttcttatttgtaAACTACATATTtaagcaaaaacacaaaacatataCCGATtaaccaataaacaaaaattccatCTAAATTCCAATGATAAAATGAGTatacaaacataaaacatatcaacAATCATATCAATAATAGACTAAAAATCTCCATCAAtatctaat harbors:
- the LOC126619442 gene encoding uncharacterized protein LOC126619442, with the protein product MAKSKEKTRTKPKSKSHLPHAKTLLVQSLFLSDDDAKTKVKAKSNYKFGAKPKSKYRVRSGPVEKPQREVLHIQRPNHEKQKCLLKDVGDSKAQLQIEGRDEQEERNFGRCRVCRKENEHFSSACPYWNGVPPGAIVGDGYGVVCGLFTRRLYKNPNRCATLVVPRRDVLLSHIVTTVGLLVSTGRKSVLNVPRTNHINLYSSHPLSRSC